A genomic stretch from Pectinophora gossypiella chromosome 13, ilPecGoss1.1, whole genome shotgun sequence includes:
- the LOC126372246 gene encoding putative tRNA (cytidine(32)/guanosine(34)-2'-O)-methyltransferase, with protein sequence MGKTSKDKRDIYYRLAKEEGWRARSAFKLLQINEEYNIFDGVLRAVDLCAAPGSWSQVLTKKLRQNATNEEDVKIVAVDLQAMAALPGVKQIQGDITKVSTANEIIKEFEGMKADLVVCDGAPDVTGLHDIDEYIQSQLLLAALNITTHVLKDGGTFVAKIFRGKDITLLYSQLKQFFEYVTVSKPRSSRNSSIEAFVVCQNYKPPKGYFPTMVNPLLDHKYCGFNQFTGPNRFIVPFNACGDLSAYDSDTSYPLNIDGKDTYTYKEPVQGPINPPYKEILEKTS encoded by the coding sequence ATGGGAAAGACATCTAAAGACAAACGGGATATATATTATAGACTAGCCAAGGAGGAAGGGTGGAGGGCACGAAGTGCTTTCAAACTTCTACAAATCAACGAGGAGTACAATATATTTGATGGAGTATTGCGTGCCGTGGATCTATGTGCGGCTCCTGGTAGCTGGAGCCAAGTGTTGACCAAGAAACTGCGCCAAAACGCTACCAACGAAGAGGATGTTAAAATTGTTGCTGTGGATTTACAAGCTATGGCTGCATTACCAGGGGTGAAGCAAATACAAGGAGATATTACTAAAGTATCGACTGCAAATGAAATTATTAAGGAGTTTGAAGGAATGAAAGCTGACCTAGTGGTTTGCGATGGTGCTCCAGATGTAACAGGATTGCACGACATTGACGAATATATACAATCACAGCTACTTCTCGCAGCGTTAAATATAACTACTCATGTCCTCAAAGATGGAGGCACTTTTGTGGCTAAAATATTTAGAGGCAAAGATATCACTCTGTTATATTCACAACTGAAACAGTTCTTTGAATATGTAACTGTTTCAAAACCAAGAAGTTCTAGAAACTCAAGTATTGAAGCATTTGTAGTTTGCCAGAATTACAAACCCCCAAAAGGTTATTTTCCGACAATGGTGAACCCGCTACTGGACCACAAGTACTGTGGTTTCAATCAATTTACAGGACCTAACAGatttattgttccatttaatgCATGTGGAGACTTAAGTGCATATGACTCTGATACATCATACCCTTTAAATATAGATGGTAaagatacatatacatataaggAACCAGTTCAGGGTCCTATTAATCCTCCATATAAAGAAATATTGGAAAAGACTAGTTAA
- the LOC126372251 gene encoding ADP-ribosylation factor 1: MGNMFANLFKGLFGKKEMRILMVGLDAAGKTTILYKLKLGEIVTTIPTIGFNVETVEYKNISFTVWDVGGQDKIRPLWRHYFQNTQGLIFVVDSNDRERIGEAREELMRMLSEDELRDAVLLIFANKQDLPNAMNAAEITDKLGLHSLRNRNWYIQATCATSGDGLYEGLDWLSNQLKNANR; the protein is encoded by the exons ATGGGGAATATGTTCGCAAATTTATTTAAAGGCCTATTTGGCAAAAAGGAAATGAGAATATTGATGGTGGGTTTGGATGCTGCTGGTAAAACCACAATCCTATACAAACTCAAATTAGGCGAAATTGTTACAACAATTCCCACTATCG gATTTAATGTGGAGAcagtagaatacaaaaacatcaGTTTCACCGTGTGGGACGTCGGCGGTCAAGACAAAATTAGGCCACTGTGGAGGCATTACTTCCAGAATACACAG GGTCTTATCTTCGTAGTAGACAGTAATGACCGAGAGCGTATTGGTGAGGCGCGCGAGGAACTGATGAGGATGTTAAGTGAAGACGAGCTACGAGATGCTGTGCTTCTGATCTTCGCTAACAAACAG gaTCTGCCAAACGCGATGAACGCGGCGGAGATAACAGACAAACTGGGTCTGCACTCGCTGCGCAACCGCAACTGGTACATCCAGGCGACGTGCGCCACCTCCGGCGACGGACTCTACGAGGGGCTGGACTGGCTCTCCAACCAGCTCAAGAACGCCAACCGCTAA